Proteins co-encoded in one Cupriavidus metallidurans CH34 genomic window:
- a CDS encoding DUF4148 domain-containing protein, translating to MESGSFATMCRACAIVLPMIAVCGYARAQTTTGTAPPPVTRASILRELQALKSVGFDINDENYPNSLQQSLRKLEAMEATHQTEAGAAVQGSEKPAMPSVPQ from the coding sequence ATGGAATCCGGATCTTTCGCCACAATGTGCCGTGCATGCGCCATCGTCCTGCCGATGATCGCCGTCTGCGGCTATGCCCGCGCGCAAACGACGACGGGAACCGCTCCGCCGCCCGTCACTCGCGCGAGCATTCTTCGCGAGTTGCAGGCGCTGAAGTCGGTAGGCTTCGATATCAACGACGAGAACTACCCCAACTCGCTGCAGCAATCGCTGCGCAAGCTTGAGGCGATGGAGGCAACGCACCAGACCGAAGCGGGCGCGGCGGTGCAGGGCAGTGAGAAGCCTGCGATGCCCAGCGTGCCCCAGTAG